TGGCAACACTTTCCACCTTTGGTTACGCCCGGGTCAGGAAGTCATGAAAATGCATGGCGACTTGCACGATTTTATGAACTGGCACGGTCCTATCCTGACAGATTCAGGCGGTTTCCAAGTATTTAGCTTAGGTGATATCCGTAAAATCACTGAAGAAGGCGTACATTTCCGTAACCCTGTAAACGGTGACAAAATTTTCATGGACGCAGAAAAGTCGATGGAAATTCAGAAAGACCTTGGGTCTGACATTGTGATGATCTTTGATGAATGTACCCCATACCCAGCGACACACGCAGAAGCGAAAAAGTCGATGGAAATGTCGCTGCGTTGGGCTCAGCGCTCACGCGACCATTTCGATAAGCTGGAAAACCAGAACAACCTATTTGGTATCGTTCAGGGTGGTGTTTACGAAGATTTGCGTGATGTCTCGGTGAAAGGCCTGACCGAAATCGGTTTTGACGGCTACGCGGTCGGTGGTTTGGCTGTTGGTGAACCCAAAGAAGATATGCACCGTATTCTTGAGCATACCTGTCCACAGCTTCCTGAAGACAAACCTCGTTACTTAATGGGGGTTGGCAAACCAGAAGATTTAGTAGAAGGTGTACGCCGTGGTATTGATATGTTTGACTGCGTAATGCCAACGCGTAATGCCCGTAATGGGCATCTGTTTGTGACTGGTGGTGTGATCAAGATCCGTAATGCGAAACATAAAACGGATACAACACCATTGGATCCAGAGTGTGACTGTTACACTTGTCAGAATTACTCTAAGTCGTATCTGCATCACTTAGATCGTTGTAATGAGATTCTAGGTGCTCGCCTGAATACTATTCACAACTTGCGTTACTACCAGCGTGTGATGGAAAGTATTCGTCAGGCGATTGATGAAGATCGCTTTGATGAATTCGTCAAAGAGTTCTATGAACGTCGTGGTCGCGAAGTGCCACCACTGGCGAAAGAGCAGTCATTGACTAAATAAAAGAATTAAAGCCTTTGGCATTTCGCCAGAGGCTTTTGCTAATAAAGTAGGCAGACGCAGTGAATTTTTGAGAGAGTGATCTCTAATAGTCATTCTTTTTCTTGAAACTCAACGGCGTAAGCCCAACTTGGAATATTAATAAAAAATAATAGAGGATTGTTTTAATGATTATTTCTCCAGCTTACGCAGCAGAAGGCGCACCAGCAGGCGGCGGTTTCGAAATGCTAATCATGCTTGGTATGTTCGCGGTAATTTTCTACTTCATGATTTACCGCCCACAAGCTAAGCGTGTAAAAGAGCATAAGAGCCTAATGTCTTCCATGGGCAAAGGTGATGAAGTTCTGACTAGCGGCGGCCTAGTGGGTAAAATCACTAAGATTGCAGAAGACAACGACTACATCTCAATCGAGCTAAACACGAATAACGAAGTTGTCATCAAGAAAGATTTCGTTACTGCAGTGCTACCAAAGGGTACGCTGAAGTCTCTATAAAACAGCTAAAGGATCCTCGCTGTGCTTAACCGCTATCCGTTATGGAAGTACTTGATGGTGGTGCTTACCATCGCTATCGCAGCATTGTATGCACTTCCAAATATCTACGGTGAAGATCCGGCAATTCAAGTTACAGGGGCGCGTGGCGCCTCTGTAGATATGTCAACGCTGGATTCTGTCACCGAAGCTCTTGATGAAAAAGGCTTATCTCATAAATCCATTGCTCTCGAAAATGGATCCATTCTTGTACGCTTCAACGATACCGACACTCAGATCAGTGCTCGTGATGTGATCAATGAAGCGCTAGGTAAAGACAAAATTGTTGCTCTCAACCTAGCTCCTGCTACCCCTGATTGGTTAGAAGCGGTTGGCGCCGCGCCAATGAAGCTCGGCCTTGACCTGCGCGGTGGTGTTCACTTCCTGATGGAAGTAGATATGGACGCTGCGATGGAGAAACTGGTCGGCCAACAGGAAGAAGCTTTCCGTAGTGAACTACGTGAAGCGGATATTCGCTACCGTACGATTCGCACTTTGGGTAAAGATGCGGTGGAAATTCGCTTACGCAACGAAACTCAGCTTGCGGACGCTAAACGCATAATGCAACAAAATCATCCTGATATGACGTTTGTTGATTCAGATGCAGATGGCCGTTTCACCTTGACTGCTACTTTTACAGAGCAACGCCTTACTGAGATTCGTAACTACGCTGTTGAGCAGAACATTACTATTCTGCGTAACCGTGTAAACGAACTGGGTGTGGCTGAGCCACTTGTTCAGCGTCAGGGTGCAAGCCGTATTGTTGTTGAACTGCCAGGTGTTCAGGATACGGCACGTGCGAAAGAAATTCTGGGTGCGACAGCAACACTTGAATTTCGCGAAGTCGATGATAAAGCGGATCTCGCAGCTGCAGCAAGAGGCCGAGCGCCCGCGGGCAGTGAAATCAAGCAAGACCGCGATGGTCGTCCAGTTGTGCTTAAAAAACGTGTAATCCTAGGTGGTTCTAGCATCACAGATGCGAGCTCAAGTGTGGATGAATATGGCCGCCCTCAAGTTAACATCTCGCTAGATAGCGAAGGTGGTAACAAGATGTCTGCGTTCTCGAAGAAGAACATTGGCAAGTTGATGGCAACGGTATTTGCCGAGTACAAAGACAGTGGTCGTCGTACTCCAGAAGGCAAAGTCATTCTTACTAAGCATGAAGAAGTAATTAACCAAGCGACAATTCAATCTGCCTTGGGGCGTAACTTCCGTATCACAGGTATTGATTCCGCTGCTGAAGCACACAACTTAGCGTTATTGCTTCGCGCAGGTGCTCTGATTGCGCCAATTTCTATCGTTGAAGAAAGAACCATTGGTCCTTCTATGGGGCAACAGAATATCGATATGGGTATTCAGGCGATGATCTGGGGTATGGTAGCGGTCATGCTGTTTACGCTAATGTACTATCGTAAGTTTGGTTTGATTGCCAACGTAGCGCTAATGGCTAACCTTGTGTTGATTATCGGTGTGATGTCGATGATTCCGGGCGCGACGATGACCTTGCCTGGTATTGCCGGTATTGTTCTGACGGTCGGTATGGCGGTCGATGCCAATGTGCTGATCTTCGAGCGGATACGCGAAGAGCTGCGTGACGGACGTAGTCCTCAGCAGGCGATCCATCAAGGCTATGCGAACGCATTCAGTACGATTGCCGATGCCAACATTACCACTTTGATTACCGCAATAATCCTGTTTGCTGTAGGTACAGGCGCAATCAAAGGCTTCGCGGTGACACTGTCTATCGGTATCTTAACGTCTATGTTTACTGCCATCATTGGTACACGTTGTATCGTGAACCTGATGTACGGTGGTAAGCGCATCAACAAACTGTCGATCTAAGGCTAGGAATTATTATGTTTCAGATTCTAAAAGCAGACAAAATGATCGACTTTATGCGTTGGTCTAAGTTTGCGTTCCTATTGTCGGTGCTGATGATTGGTGCATCGATTTTTACTCTGTCTACCAATTGGTTGAACTGGGGGTTAGACTTTACAGGCGGTACGCTGATTGAAGTTGGCTTTGAGCAGCCTGCTGATTTGGAAGAGATCCGTAGTGCCCTCGATGCGAAAGGCTTTGGCGATGCCACGGTACAGAACTTTGGTAGTGCCCGTGATGTGATGGTTCGCCTGCGCCCTCGTGATAATGTGGCAGGTGAAACACTAGGAAACCAGATCTTAAGTGCAATCAAAGACGGTACGGGTGAAAATGTAGAAATGCGTCGTATCGAGTTCGTTGGCCCGAATGTGGGTGACGAGCTAACGGAAGCCGGTGGTTTAGCGATCCTAGTTTCTCTGATCTGTATCTTGATCTACGTTTCGGTGCGATTCGAATGGCGTTTAGCGGCTGGTGCGGTGCTTGCTCTGGCGCACGACGTTATCATTACGCTAGGTGTTTTTTCATTGATGCAAATCGAGGTTGACCTGACGATTGTGGCAGCCTTGCTGACGGTAGTGGGTTACTCGCTTAACGATACCATTGTTGTATTTGACCGTATCCGTGAAAACTTCCGTAAGATGCGCAAAGGCGAACCTGCTGAAATCATGAACAGCTCAATCACGCAAACATTGAGCCGTACCTTGATTACATCTGGTACTACCTTGTTTGTGGTGATTGCCCTGTTTACGCAAGGTGGTGCTATGATTCATGGCTTCGCTACCGCACTTCTATTGGGTATCACTGTGGGTACATACTCTTCAATCTATGTGGCTTCGGCACTGGCATTGAAACTGGGTATCACCAAAGAACACCTGATGCCTCCTCAAGTTGAGAAAGAAGGCGCAGAATTTGACGAAATGCCATAAGGCAAAACGTATGCTATGAGAAAGGCCGCTGATTGTTCAGCGGCCTTTTGTTTTATAGAGCGATACTAAGACCCCGTTCGGTACAAGACATTGTCATCGGAGTTGTTATGATAGATAAAAATACAATTAAGGAAGCAAGCTATGCCACATTTACGTTTTCGTGCTGTCGAGCCGCAAACGGTTCAAACTTTATCAAAATCTCTGATTGATGAGTTACAGCCACACATGGATTGCCCTCGTGAAGATTTCACATTCGAGTACATCTACACTACGTTTTATCATGAAGGTGAGGTGAGTCAGGCCTATCCGTTTGTTGAGGTATTGTGGTTTGATCGTGGGCAGCAAACTCAGGATGCTGTCGCTGCGATTATTACTCAGCAAGTGCGTGGGATGATTGGCGAAGATGTGGATGTCGCGGTGATTTTTACCGCTCTGGATGCCAAATCCTACTACGACAATGGTGAGCATTACTAAACAGAAACGTTAGGAGATAGTTCATGGGATTGGCAATCAAAGGATGGTTGAAGCATGTTGGTCTCGCGGTATGTCTCCTTTTTACCTCTTCACTTCAGGCCAGCCCCTGGGAGAAGATCCAATCACCTTCGACGCAATCTCCTCAAGCGATTGGTAGCTATACCAACGGTTGTCTTGCAGGCGCGGCGGCACTGCCTCTTCAAGGAGAGGGCTACCAAGTATTACGTAGCCAGCGACAACGTTACTATGCTCACCCGCAGGCTGTTAGTTTTGTTCAGCGTTTAGCCGCTCTGGCTGCGCAGCGCCTTAACACTCGTATTTTGATTGGTGATATCTCATTACCTCAGGGGGGGCGCTTCTCTTCTGGGCATTCGAGCCATCAGACTGGCTTGGATATTGATATTTGGCTCAAGCTGGCTGATGACAAGCTTTCTTCT
This sequence is a window from Vibrio coralliilyticus. Protein-coding genes within it:
- the tgt gene encoding tRNA guanosine(34) transglycosylase Tgt, which encodes MKLKFDLKKKDGVARRGQLTFERGTVQTPAFMPVGTYGTVKGMTPEEVKGTGAEILLGNTFHLWLRPGQEVMKMHGDLHDFMNWHGPILTDSGGFQVFSLGDIRKITEEGVHFRNPVNGDKIFMDAEKSMEIQKDLGSDIVMIFDECTPYPATHAEAKKSMEMSLRWAQRSRDHFDKLENQNNLFGIVQGGVYEDLRDVSVKGLTEIGFDGYAVGGLAVGEPKEDMHRILEHTCPQLPEDKPRYLMGVGKPEDLVEGVRRGIDMFDCVMPTRNARNGHLFVTGGVIKIRNAKHKTDTTPLDPECDCYTCQNYSKSYLHHLDRCNEILGARLNTIHNLRYYQRVMESIRQAIDEDRFDEFVKEFYERRGREVPPLAKEQSLTK
- the yajC gene encoding preprotein translocase subunit YajC, with translation MIISPAYAAEGAPAGGGFEMLIMLGMFAVIFYFMIYRPQAKRVKEHKSLMSSMGKGDEVLTSGGLVGKITKIAEDNDYISIELNTNNEVVIKKDFVTAVLPKGTLKSL
- the secD gene encoding protein translocase subunit SecD → MLNRYPLWKYLMVVLTIAIAALYALPNIYGEDPAIQVTGARGASVDMSTLDSVTEALDEKGLSHKSIALENGSILVRFNDTDTQISARDVINEALGKDKIVALNLAPATPDWLEAVGAAPMKLGLDLRGGVHFLMEVDMDAAMEKLVGQQEEAFRSELREADIRYRTIRTLGKDAVEIRLRNETQLADAKRIMQQNHPDMTFVDSDADGRFTLTATFTEQRLTEIRNYAVEQNITILRNRVNELGVAEPLVQRQGASRIVVELPGVQDTARAKEILGATATLEFREVDDKADLAAAARGRAPAGSEIKQDRDGRPVVLKKRVILGGSSITDASSSVDEYGRPQVNISLDSEGGNKMSAFSKKNIGKLMATVFAEYKDSGRRTPEGKVILTKHEEVINQATIQSALGRNFRITGIDSAAEAHNLALLLRAGALIAPISIVEERTIGPSMGQQNIDMGIQAMIWGMVAVMLFTLMYYRKFGLIANVALMANLVLIIGVMSMIPGATMTLPGIAGIVLTVGMAVDANVLIFERIREELRDGRSPQQAIHQGYANAFSTIADANITTLITAIILFAVGTGAIKGFAVTLSIGILTSMFTAIIGTRCIVNLMYGGKRINKLSI
- the secF gene encoding protein translocase subunit SecF; protein product: MFQILKADKMIDFMRWSKFAFLLSVLMIGASIFTLSTNWLNWGLDFTGGTLIEVGFEQPADLEEIRSALDAKGFGDATVQNFGSARDVMVRLRPRDNVAGETLGNQILSAIKDGTGENVEMRRIEFVGPNVGDELTEAGGLAILVSLICILIYVSVRFEWRLAAGAVLALAHDVIITLGVFSLMQIEVDLTIVAALLTVVGYSLNDTIVVFDRIRENFRKMRKGEPAEIMNSSITQTLSRTLITSGTTLFVVIALFTQGGAMIHGFATALLLGITVGTYSSIYVASALALKLGITKEHLMPPQVEKEGAEFDEMP
- a CDS encoding DUF1904 domain-containing protein, with amino-acid sequence MPHLRFRAVEPQTVQTLSKSLIDELQPHMDCPREDFTFEYIYTTFYHEGEVSQAYPFVEVLWFDRGQQTQDAVAAIITQQVRGMIGEDVDVAVIFTALDAKSYYDNGEHY